The following nucleotide sequence is from Acyrthosiphon pisum isolate AL4f chromosome A2, pea_aphid_22Mar2018_4r6ur, whole genome shotgun sequence.
CAGgcacagataataatatgtatgataatataatattatattatatacatgtctGTGGACTTTGATtccaattttgtatattatattcctatattTCATACGGAAATTTACATAAACATTAACCTAATAATTTACCGTTTTGGGAAAAGCGACAATATGAAAAGAAGTTTGgagtttgttatttaatataggtaggtaatcaataattaaCTGGATGAATACCTGGATGAATGAAAAACCGGGCCTCAGATGGGTAGTTTAATTAGGTACTCATATATGGTACCTACTCAGTATATCTAGTTTCTTATTCCAATAGTTTaacatttaagtaggtaccaataCCTAACAATAGTTTAACATGCGAATATGCGATGCATGATATGTGAATACTGCtagtatttattagtaatattatttaattaccttcACGGTGCTCATCAtgctttatataatttgtaggtacgctataaaatattcataattaggtacctaaacacTACCTAAAAAACAgaagacaatttatttttcgtgaaaattatttttgataagaaCTAGATAAACcataaatttacttataattaattatatataaatacataactactatagtatgataatttattgatacataatatcatatagtagTAAAGTAGTTAATCAtgttaagggtgtcggtgccagtatttccaattttcgaaatttctatgctatttgaatattatgttttatattttagttattgccttaattaaaatacttttccactaatctacagctcgatacttatttagacgTGGTCGatatggtgtattatatcaacgaaaatgacttcacaggaaaaactctcacgccctgtagaattgtcggattttgttaatttttattttatctgaaagatgagaagtttctacaggtcggatcaaagctcgactttttattttactttgaatagtagtagaaaaatacgtttgaaaaaggacaaatattatNNNNNNNNNNNNNNNNNNNNNNNNNNNNNNNNNNNNNNNNNNNNNNNNNNccagtttttcaaattttcacaattccataaaatttgaaaatcaaattttatattttagttgctacctcaattataagacttttccactaatctactactgATAACTATTTAGaggtggttgatagggtgtattatatcaaaaaaaatactatacgggaataactctcaagctttatagaattgtcggattttgatgactatttttttatctgaaagaagaagacttcctacaacccgcatcgatctctgattttgtattttacttcaaataattgtaatagatattctataaaaatatgccttttatcttgtatttttttggacatattataaagtttgagaataaaatattgaaatacaaagATCGATGCGGACTGTATGCCTGTATAATATTTCCCTCTAgcgatcaaaaaaaaattatgaaattcagttgattctacaaggcgttatcgttattcccgcagtgtatttttgaggacaaaatggcatcggcaccgggcgccttaacaatttatttatacatattcattaaattattactaacttattaaaattaatgcagCTCCAATTTGTAACTTTATATAGCTAATATTTCTGATGCAAgtgtatttttactaattttaaaatttaaaataaaacgttttatgtaggattttgtaaaatacattttatgattcaGTATATTCttttaccgtgtaaaaattgcaattattatgtttaattaagttTGTTTTATGCCATACGCCTATATTCGATTTAAATCAataagctatttatttatttttatctattatagttaattttaatttatattggctTTACAGTATTTAAGAGAACGGTTTAAAATAGATGTACCGCATCGCTTCAAAGGATATAACTTCATGTCACCAACATTTTGTGATCACTGTGGGTCACTATTGTACGGGTTATTCAAACAAGGTCTAAAATGCGAAGGTAAGGCTTATTTATATTCGTAAACACAGTTGCATACGTTATTATGAGTAAAACACACGATTTAAAACATATGTTTGGTTTATtgtaacatttaatattcatcTAGTGGCTAGCTCATTTCGTGGGAAAGATGTCGCTGTAGGTATGAGGTTTTTTCGTGGCAAATATCCAATAAAAAACCAAGTTCATatggatatattttacataatattatgcattataacaataaaaaagccAAACGCATTTATGTTTATAGTTTCGAAATAAATCAACggataaggaaatattttacgACATGGTTCAGTGTGTTGCCTATGTAAATAAACACTACAAGAattagtattattgttgttgattATCACTAGAAATATAATTGCGAAAACAGTCCGCGTTCCGATGTGccaagaaaatgtttttataatcaatcCGGACTAAGTCATTTTTAGCTTGACGTTTCgccaaaacttaattttttcaaaagctATCCtgcactttatagtttataccacaCGCATTGCATGTCGATTAAAGATTATATATGAtgatttcaaacaaaaaatacaatcgTTTTTTAATCACAATCTTCTGACATATTTTGCACTGGGATGTTATAACTATCATGTATATTGGAAGATACCCAATCTGTCAATTCACCGTAGCATAAATCTGACattactctatttttttttaaagtctatATGGCATTTGGCATAAACTAACATTCTTTATGGCCAACTTTCAAAGTTCACATTGTTTAGGTAAACGAATTCAAAAGTATTTTGTGTGCAATGGACAAAACCGTACTgtcttaatacaataataataacatgttccTGGTAACATTTTTGGATTAGTTCTTACTTATGAAAATACCTaagcatattatttagtatttgaatGCAGGTACCTATTTCACGGagctttaatatttaaaaatccaaatttagataaattaaaatttttattgagttTAATCAAAAATCGAACTGTAACGAGTTATTGAAATATAAGCACACTATCATGTGCACTACGTAGTTTGTGCCACAGTTTATCGCAGTTGCCAAATTTAATCTATCAAAAATGTcgtatgtattaataagtatccattttattatgtttggtCCGCTTTTTAGACAATCTGGTGTTTTCAGGTGGGCGCTTTGGCAAAAAATGCTATACTTAAATCTTGCAATAATGCTTggcaatgataattttttttcatagtactaTTGATTTTTGACCTTGGTATAGTTTATAACGTGGGTGTAAATTTTCGGGTAATTTACATTCACATTTGAGTACTATTGTAATGATCCTTTTTTAAGTATGATGTGAACGCATAATATTTGGTGTTCTAAAAAGCTTAATTTCTATGTCTACACTTAAGTCGACCTTGACGTAAACTAGGTGAGACTATTACTATTTTTGCACGGTGCAATATTCCAttaattttttctcaaatattCTTTAAGCCGTTGACGTGTGCTGAATGacaagtttaattttaagtttctaAGTGAATGAGTTTGCCGTTgtctatgaataatttttaaaattatttaaacaaattgaaaatcgataaaaaaaataacacattagcCTTAAGCGGaagtattttggaaaaaaatcatcaaaaaatacCCACTCACCAATTTTGGAACGAAAAAGAATGTAAGATTTGGAATACATAAATCGTTATACAAGAAGACGAGTAAGGTATATTGAAACTAATTTTTGTCATTTCAgaaaaatgtttgtgtgtaaGCATTTcgtgttttaaatttcttttggCCGTCGTCCAAGCCGTTTAATTCGCTTTCGGAGCTTGCCAAACGTGCCAAGACATCAGCTCAGCCGTTCGTTCGGTCGGGAAGCGCCCGTAGTCTTCAACGCGCATTAATGTCGCATCAGTATCGTGTTCAAAATGtgcttgttattatttttgaaaatcatcAAAGCCTATAACTAATTCGGTCAGTACAACCCATATGACGACTAATcgtaataatgcatttttgatTAGAACTTAGcgtacctatactaattatttGCACAATTTGCACGATGCCGTTTTTTTCCGACTACGGCAATTACTTGCACGGGTCGGCTCCGTTCACCTCACAATATTACAGTCAGCTGCTGCCCTACCCTGGGTCGAGCCCCGGTGGCCGGGCGGCGCTCCGGGCGCACGCGGTCCGTAGTAACTACAACTCGATGGTGGTCGAACAGACACTGAGGGCCATACGCAGAGGCCCGGGCGCGGTGGCCGCCCGACACTACGCCCGACCGGTGCACGTAAACGCTTCGGAAATCGACGTGACGTCGCCACGGCGGCCGCGGCGGACGACCGGGACAGAAACGGCGGCGGACGATATCGCCGGCGGCGTCGGTGGTGGCAGCGTCATACACCGTGGCCGAACGGTGGTCCGGTTACACACGAACAAAAACAACATCAAGAGGTCAGAGAAACCGGTCGAGAACCAGACGGTATCGACGGTCACGGTCGCGGACACCGAGCCGTCAGCGCGCTGCACCGCGGGTTCGGCGCTGCAGTTCGAGGAAGGCCTGGCGAAAAAGGGCACCATAAAGCGGCACACGTCTGCGGGCGTCAAAGTGCCCGTGAACGATGACCGCCGGCCGTCCGTCACCGACGAGATATTGCGCGAGCAGGAGGCGCTTTTTGACACGATGATCATGGAGGAAATGGAAGGGCAGCAGAAGAGTGTACGGCGCAAGAGCTACCCGGTGGACATgggtggtggtgatggtgggGGTGGAAAGCAGCCGCATAGGACCAGGGAAACGCGGAAAAAATCGGTGGCCGCGACCATGGTGTATGGAGAACACGCGGACAAACTGACCAAGAACAAGACCGCCGGCACCAACTGGAAGTTGAACTACGACGTGATCATCGAGGAGAGCGGTATCGAACCGGTAAGTTTTACGTTCAAGTTGAACAAAAAGACGAAAAAAGAGAGCGACAGTCGAAGCAGTGATAACGGTAAGCTCGACGCTAACCATAACGTAGTCATCAGAAAAACGCATGATAACGATAATGAACCtgacaaaaaaaacaacagcAACAAAAAGCATgcaaaaactataattaataaaaatcagagtaataatgataattcagAAGGTGGTGCAGTTGGCGTGCCGCCGAAGAAGACGAAAGTAGTGAAGAAGAAAATAATCGTCAAGAAGGTGgttaaaaagaagaaaaaggaGGAGGAGGTGGAGGAAAAAGAGGAGCTAGCTGAAAACCAGCAGGACAAGCAGGGGTTGCAGAAGAAAAAGACCCCTTCGCCGCCAAAAAAAGGCAGTTCTTCGAACGCTGCAGTTGCAGTGCCCGCGGTTATAACGCCGTTTGTGCGCGCGTCCTTTGGCAAGACGTTCATATCGCCGTCACAGGTGAGCAGCACGAAGAGTAAGTTCGAAAAGCCAAAGCCCAAAATCAAACTGGAAACGCCGCCAgagccgccgccaccaccggcCCCGATAACGCCACCCGCCGCCGACAGCGGATCTTCGTCCGGTGAGGACGAATCGTCCGATGAAGATGActcttcgtcgtcgtcgacgtcgTTGTGCAGCGGCACCAGTGGCAGCACGTTCTACGACTCAGACGACTACGGTGACAAAAGAGTTGCATGCAGTAATTCTTCGTTCGATTCTGGTTTGCCATCCTCGCCCGTACCCGCACCAGATCCCATAGGTAGAAATACAACAACACTaacactgcataatataataatattacatatctactactactactactactactactactactactactacttttTACCCAGTACTCAGTGTTGTAAAGgacaatttgaaaatgtatttaaaatacttaccgAATACTATTTTTGTCGATGTGTTTCAATAATACCCCAAGTAAAAGAAATAAATTCAGTTTgcttattagtatattattattattatttttttatttaggtagttAGTCATTGTTACgctattttaattgatattatttattccaaatatttatCCGTTATTggacaatatttgatatttctatgGAATAACATTTTGTCTTTTCAACATTATACAAACGATGATTGCATGttcaattgtaatttgtaatcgCGATATCACCTACACGGGaatgttactaaaaaaaaaaaattcccactCGAagacaataatcaatatatcagtcttaaatacatttactcaaatactttaaaatactgTTACTACCTATACTGTACgcgtattattttagttgacgcatgcatgtttttatttgtttggttttCTTCCGCAAATGCGCTTTCCTAAACCGCACGTATTGTAACCTCATATATATAAAACGAGCTAGCCACTGGGTGAAAATCCCACAGCccttaaagtatattatatgatgtataaaatatatttataatattataaataatttatgttatgttGAATTGAAAACAGGCAATCTTCAAAGttgtatattgtgttatacgatataataatacgtggaactgtgtttaaatttaattttttgatataccTACCGATTGATCTATAATATCAGAGAGGGTCACCTGTGGGGGTTTGTGCGTGTGTTGTGGATTAGATTGTGACGTCAACTGCCATAGGAAATGCGAGAAGCTGATGCCAAACCTATGCGGCGTCAATCAAAAGTTGGTAGTCGAAGCACTAGCTACGCTTAAACGAGGTAACCCCAACCAGATACCTATAAGTGTAATCTATATAtcttatgttatacattttattgcgAGGAGAAAATTGATAGATTTTTCGGTGTTTTTCTTTGTATCTCTCTTGCCCACGTATTCTCAAACCACAGAAGCATGCGCACTTTTCATTcgctatatattaatatttaatacgacaAGCAATTGCagcttacaaaaatatattacatattattactgtgcGAGTTTaatttcatgtataatatatacaggacGATTCTTTCATCGCAAGACCCTCCTCATTTTAAAAACCTGAATAGTTTTCACCATGTATGGTCCCCAGGGACAATGTCATCTTACGTTCAAAATTCATTCTgtatacatttaggtacctactggctacttccattatttatcataataacattttcaaaactagAAATAAATGTCAGAACAAATTTATGTAGTGTTAAATTACTAATGggttttgtttgtttgtatgtattttttaaaattaatatactataactttagttgtattttttttttaatcgtgaGTTTGTATcttgtgatatattatagtacgatTGCACGCcgttgtatattgtaatatgattattactattactattagtatTTTGTGTCACAGCCCAAACAAAAACAATCGTGTTCAATCCAAACACAAACGTGTGCGTTCATTGACGTACTACCAAACTAGACTGCTGGACTCTAATAATCCGtgaaaataacttatttatacacaatatcgtGCAATGGTCTATGGCGGAAGGATAGTGTCATAAATTGTTCCGAAATCAGTGCCGACGTCGTTGAGGgcgttgatatttttttttggcatttgTCCTCCTGAGTCTCGATGCTATTCtgtgtgttataaatataaaaattgttttagatgTGCACCTTCGTGTTTTGCTCGAGTTTCCGTGTTCTTATAAAGTTGCAATTTTCACCTAAAAATAACAcgcttattttaaaaatattcatctaATATTGTCTGTACCTATCACAATACTGTAAATTAATAGGTGtatgatatagataatattgtcttataatatctattcatACAAATTCtggaaaaattgtaaatttacagTTTATACAGTAGGTAATTACAGTTTATTCTTTGCAACGTAttctaaaaatactaaatagtaaataggtactatatttcaaaaatatattatgtaattaatttggGTTTGTATCTtacaattagtaattttaataacctTAGCTATATTTTGAGTTATTCTAGAACGGTTCTATGACGGTTCTATGATcatgatgtatattattctataaataacaataataaattgttaaaaacgcCCATTATATAAACTTTTGTAGACGTCTCGAATACATTTTCGTTTCACTTACACCGAACACTTGGTACTTCAAATATAGGAATGGTGTGGGGATGTGGGGGTAGAATTCAAGCATAACGGAGGCTTCGTTGCACGCAAATCtgtaatactatacctataataatataatcagtattatatgatacatatatatacattatacacctaACACCGCAATAGTCGTTTTAACCTAACGTTTTTGGTACGAAAtagtattagaatatattattcgtcataataatatgagaaatgTCGGCTAACGTTGcactgttattgtttttattgcgTCACGTGTGGATTTAGACTCGTCGTCATCGTCGGACGTAGCGACAAATTCGTACCAGATCGGCGGCGGTGCTGGAAATGCGGACGGGGCCGAACGATCGCTTCGTTCCTACAGTTATCGGCACCATTCGAGGCCTAAACGTGTTGTGCCGCCGGCCACCAGCATACCGCGGTTCCGAAAGTATGCAGTCGACGACTTTAACTTCTTGAAAGTGCTTGGCAAAGGCAGTTTTGGAAAGGTACGGAAcgacgtaataaataatacaatatattaggtatgtgatGTTTCTTATCATGCCTCGCCATTTCAACGgcctacttacctataatattatgcgtctTATTGAAAAAATAGAGTGCGTTTGTGACAATATTTGTTGTCGATTTTGGTCTGGGAAGTGAAAACGTGTGAAAAATCGACAGAAAGATATAAAGCCCAGAATCGATATTATTGTAGTCACGGGAGCAACCTTAGGGTGGAAGTTTGCAAAATCttactaaaagtctaaaatattTCAAGGTTCTGTTGAAAacctataagcatttaaaaatctgGGGTTATGTAGCTCAAGCCAAAAACTAATGTTTGTATCAATTGcatctatacctacctatg
It contains:
- the LOC100160218 gene encoding protein kinase 3; this translates as MPFFSDYGNYLHGSAPFTSQYYSQLLPYPGSSPGGRAALRAHAVRSNYNSMVVEQTLRAIRRGPGAVAARHYARPVHVNASEIDVTSPRRPRRTTGTETAADDIAGGVGGGSVIHRGRTVVRLHTNKNNIKRSEKPVENQTVSTVTVADTEPSARCTAGSALQFEEGLAKKGTIKRHTSAGVKVPVNDDRRPSVTDEILREQEALFDTMIMEEMEGQQKSVRRKSYPVDMGGGDGGGGKQPHRTRETRKKSVAATMVYGEHADKLTKNKTAGTNWKLNYDVIIEESGIEPVSFTFKLNKKTKKESDSRSSDNGKLDANHNVVIRKTHDNDNEPDKKNNSNKKHAKTIINKNQSNNDNSEGGAVGVPPKKTKVVKKKIIVKKVVKKKKKEEEVEEKEELAENQQDKQGLQKKKTPSPPKKGSSSNAAVAVPAVITPFVRASFGKTFISPSQVSSTKSKFEKPKPKIKLETPPEPPPPPAPITPPAADSGSSSGEDESSDEDDSSSSSTSLCSGTSGSTFYDSDDYGDKRVACSNSSFDSGLPSSPVPAPDPIDSSSSSDVATNSYQIGGGAGNADGAERSLRSYSYRHHSRPKRVVPPATSIPRFRKYAVDDFNFLKVLGKGSFGKVLLAELKGTDYYYAVKCLKKDVVLEDDDVECTLIERKVLALGTNHPYLCHLFCTFQTESHLFFVMEYLNGGDLMFHIQQSGRFDEGRSRFYASEIVSGLKFLHKKGIVYRDLKLDNILLDFNGHVRIADFGMCKLQIYLDKTADTFCGTPDYMAPEIIKGQKYNQSVDWWSFGILLYEMLVGKSPFSGCDEDALFWSICNEQPQYPRYLSVDSKSILVALLDKDAAKRLGSLEANHSAEDVIRHPFFSSMDWCKLERRELEPPYMPRVYHPLDTHYFDKHFTKEKPRLTPVDKTILQSMDQSQFDGFTYTNPNVTDS